One window of Quercus robur chromosome 5, dhQueRobu3.1, whole genome shotgun sequence genomic DNA carries:
- the LOC126727843 gene encoding uncharacterized protein LOC126727843 has protein sequence MATEDVQHALWDCHELAALWEADSLWLFRRTKKFSNFFELVSHVQEENISPDRFAALVWTIWSHRNVLRTSTKPFPLSQVTLSASQTLQTFAQSIPASRMQSGPLPRQNASWSPPPSTSLKINFDGAVFHESDEAGLGVVVRDHQGRVMASMSEKTRLPSSSDEVEAMAVVRAISFALELHLPSVIVEGDSELIISALRSEEESFTSFGHLISSIKQSFGSFSCISFSHTRRSSNSLAHNLAQYARHVDALTMWMEDIPPQLHHVLVIDFG, from the coding sequence ATGGCTACTGAAGATGTCCAGCACGCACTGTGGGATTGTCATGAGCTGGCGGCTTTGTGGGAGGCTGACTCTCTCTGGTTGTTTCGAAGAACAaagaaattctcaaatttctTTGAGCTGGTGAGTCACGTGCAGGAGGAGAATATAAGTCCAGATCGCTTTGCTGCTCTGGTATGGACGATCTGGTCCCATCGTAATGTGCTTCGAACCAGCACCAAGCCATTTCCACTCTCCCAAGTAACCCTTTCAGCCTCACAGACCCTTCAAACATTTGCCCAGTCCATACCGGCCTCAAGAATGCAGTCAGGTCCTTTGCCAAGACAGAACGCCAGCTGGTCTCCTCCACCGTCAACAAGCTTGAAGATCAACTTTGATGGTGCTGTATTCCATGAGTCAGACGAAGCGGGGCTAGGAGTTGTTGTTCGTGACCACCAGGGAAGGGTGATGGCCTCCATGTCCGAAAAAACCAGGTTACCATCTTCCTCAGACGAAGTGGAAGCGATGGCAGTGGTGCGAGCCATCTCTTTCGCTCTTGAACTCCATCTACCCTCTGTTATTGTCGAGGGAGATTCGGAGCTTATTATTTCAGCCTTACGAAGTGAGGAGGAGTCCTTTACTTCCTTTGGCCATTTGATTTCCTCTATTAAGCAAAGTTTTGGAagtttttcttgtatttctttttcGCACACCCGCAGATCGAGTAATTCTCTAGCCCATAATTTAGCTCAATACGCTAGACACGTTGATGCTCTTACAATGTGGATGGAGGATATTCCACCACAACTTCATCATGTTCTTGTAATAGACTTTGGTTGA